One window of Alosa sapidissima isolate fAloSap1 chromosome 21, fAloSap1.pri, whole genome shotgun sequence genomic DNA carries:
- the dtnbp1b gene encoding dystrobrevin binding protein 1b — translation MSTPGSKDSSKRNSSELDSEHAQRVPEAELQQQVKLKDRQKFFEEAFQQDVEQYLSTGYLQITERREPIGSMSSMEVNVDMLEQMDLMDISDHEALDVFLNSGGEDNSVASPLLGADVESFTTEITLQVPTQAELRHKLSSLSSTCTDSASQDTEAGEDDDEVEEDEEEEEEEEPQGAASLSSARSAHRAPRGRGGNRSVAMASTSTSLSASQTVKNGQGNSIQTT, via the exons CGGAGCTGGACTCCGAGCATGCTCAGAGGGTCCCAGAGGCGGAGCTCCAGCAGCAGGTGAAGTTGAAGGACAGGCAGAAGTTCTTTGAGGAGGCGTTCCAGCAGGATGTGGAGCAGTACTTGTCTACTGGATACCTGCAGATCactgagaggagag AGCCAATAGGAAGCATGTCATCTATGGAGGTGAATGTGGACATGCTGGAGCAGATGGACCTCATGGACATATCAGACCATGAGGCACTCGACGTCTTTCTCAACTCTGGAGGGGAGGACAACAGTGTTGCTTCACCTCTGCTCGG CGCGGACGTGGAGTCCTTCACCACCGAGATCACGCTGCAGGTGCCCACTCAGGCAGAGCTGCGTCACAAGCTGTCATCGCTCTCGTCCACCTGCACTGACTCCGCCAGCCAGGACACGGAGGCCGGCGAGGACGATGATGAGgtagaggaggacgaggaggaggaggaggaagaggaaccaCAGGGAGCTGCAAGTCTGTCCAGTGCTCGGTCAGCGCACAGGGCACctcgaggaagaggagggaacaggagcgttgccatggcatccacatccacatcgtTGTCAGCTAGTCAGACAGTGAAGAATGGACAAGGGAACAGCATCCAGACCACGTAA